Proteins from one Rhizobium sp. CB3090 genomic window:
- a CDS encoding FkbM family methyltransferase, whose amino-acid sequence MSDRKILTAKFWKRTLRKMRDRVATRLFDTRLGRDVLISAIGPRVKTMTVDCGDHLLSFSPADYIGRKVFRKGHFERDHVDRLLAVLRERGMLRKGTVLLELGGNIGTQTSYFALSGAYRHIVTVEPDPRNFRLLSINIADNGMQDMITAVNCAAGDRKGLLDFYLNHKNHGKSSVFCQSAGDEKISVPVRPVADILADAGVEAADIGLIWMDIEGYEPVAVRSMQALMARKVPLYMEFTPAFYGRDQATAFVADLAGYYAECLVFFEDRTVAMKAADLPVEGDQFNVLFLR is encoded by the coding sequence ATGTCCGACCGCAAGATTTTGACTGCGAAATTCTGGAAACGCACCCTTCGCAAGATGAGGGATCGCGTCGCCACGCGGCTGTTCGATACCCGCCTCGGCCGCGACGTCCTGATCAGCGCCATCGGCCCGCGCGTGAAGACCATGACGGTGGATTGTGGCGATCATCTCCTGAGCTTTTCGCCCGCCGACTACATCGGCCGCAAAGTGTTTCGCAAAGGCCACTTCGAGCGCGATCATGTCGACCGGCTACTGGCGGTTCTGCGCGAGCGCGGTATGCTGCGGAAGGGCACCGTCCTGCTCGAACTCGGCGGCAATATCGGCACGCAGACCAGCTATTTCGCGCTTAGCGGCGCCTATCGTCATATCGTCACCGTGGAGCCCGACCCCCGCAATTTTCGGCTGCTATCGATCAATATTGCCGATAATGGGATGCAAGATATGATAACGGCGGTCAATTGCGCCGCTGGCGATCGCAAGGGACTGCTCGATTTCTATCTGAACCATAAGAACCACGGGAAAAGCAGCGTCTTTTGCCAAAGCGCAGGCGATGAAAAGATTTCCGTACCTGTCCGTCCCGTCGCCGATATTCTTGCTGATGCCGGTGTCGAGGCCGCCGATATCGGGCTGATTTGGATGGATATCGAGGGCTACGAGCCCGTTGCCGTCAGGTCGATGCAGGCGCTGATGGCGCGCAAGGTGCCGCTCTACATGGAATTTACGCCGGCCTTTTATGGCAGGGATCAGGCTACCGCCTTTGTTGCCGATCTTGCCGGTTATTATGCCGAATGCCTGGTCTTTTTCGAAGACCGCACCGTAGCGATGAAGGCTGCAGACCTGCCGGTCGAGGGCGACCAGTTCAACGTATTGTTCCTGCGCTGA
- a CDS encoding adenylate/guanylate cyclase domain-containing protein — MTTEARTPIISDRIARKFRLGSGLVIFVFVTMHLANHSLGLISLRAADHAQHWFMAVWRNPVGTILLYGALIVHILLALRMLYKRRTLVMPAGEAFQIVTGLLVPVLLIDHIIGTRILHDIYGYQDSYRAIVHSLWITSPANGVRQTIVLIVVWIHGCIGIHFWLRYRSWYTAVAPLMLSFAIVLPVLALLGFAAMGRTVSHEAAQNDERGFAGGYYSDMRSYGESGSVPGRQMVSALWPYRAGFYGAFSASIIGLFAFRTHRKLRERQHQIAVRYASGEVVHAPRGFTVLEASRLGGIPHYSVCGGKGQCSTCRVQIIEGADNLPPPEALEQKTLNRIGATPDVRLACQLRPTGNISVVPLLTPMAESAIPVYSQTASPGREREIVVFFCDLRHFTTLTESRLPFDIVFLLNRYFAIVGRIIESNGGRMDKFIGDGAMALFGLRTTPQEANRQALKAAAEIIREIDKLGEELADELSVPLEIVVGLHTGLAVVGSMGYGNVKNVTAIGDTVNVASRLESVAKEFNRALVFSEPVANLSGVDITGIESREIAVRGRGEPLRVYILPKEEIGRFA; from the coding sequence ATGACTACCGAGGCGAGAACACCCATCATCTCCGATCGTATTGCGCGAAAGTTCCGCCTCGGCTCCGGTTTGGTCATCTTCGTCTTCGTGACCATGCATCTGGCCAATCATTCGCTCGGGCTGATTTCGCTGAGGGCTGCCGATCATGCGCAGCACTGGTTCATGGCCGTGTGGCGCAATCCGGTGGGCACCATCCTTCTCTACGGCGCACTGATCGTTCATATCCTGCTCGCGCTCCGCATGCTTTACAAGCGCCGCACCCTGGTCATGCCGGCCGGCGAGGCCTTTCAGATCGTCACCGGCTTGCTGGTTCCGGTTCTCCTGATCGACCACATCATCGGTACGCGCATTCTGCACGATATCTACGGCTATCAGGATAGCTACCGCGCCATCGTCCATAGCCTATGGATCACGTCGCCGGCAAACGGCGTACGCCAGACGATCGTACTGATCGTCGTCTGGATTCATGGCTGCATCGGCATACATTTCTGGCTGCGCTATCGCTCGTGGTATACGGCCGTAGCGCCCCTCATGCTGTCTTTCGCCATCGTTTTACCAGTGCTCGCTCTGCTCGGCTTCGCCGCCATGGGCCGAACGGTGTCGCATGAGGCGGCGCAGAACGACGAGCGTGGCTTTGCGGGCGGTTATTACAGCGACATGCGCAGCTATGGCGAAAGCGGATCCGTACCCGGTCGCCAGATGGTCAGCGCCTTGTGGCCCTATCGCGCCGGTTTCTATGGTGCTTTCAGCGCATCGATCATCGGCCTTTTCGCTTTTCGCACCCATCGCAAGCTGCGCGAACGGCAACATCAGATCGCGGTCCGCTATGCGAGCGGCGAAGTCGTGCATGCGCCCCGAGGCTTCACCGTGCTCGAAGCAAGCCGCCTCGGTGGCATTCCGCATTATTCCGTCTGCGGCGGCAAGGGTCAGTGCTCCACCTGCCGCGTCCAGATCATCGAAGGCGCGGACAATCTGCCGCCACCCGAGGCGCTGGAGCAGAAGACGCTGAACCGCATCGGCGCCACGCCGGATGTCCGCCTCGCCTGTCAGTTGCGTCCGACGGGAAACATCAGCGTCGTGCCGCTCCTGACGCCGATGGCGGAATCGGCCATTCCCGTTTACAGCCAGACGGCAAGCCCTGGCCGCGAACGCGAGATCGTCGTCTTTTTCTGCGATCTGCGTCATTTCACGACGCTGACCGAGTCGCGCCTGCCTTTCGATATTGTCTTTCTGCTCAACCGCTATTTCGCGATCGTCGGGCGTATCATCGAGAGCAATGGCGGCCGGATGGACAAGTTCATCGGCGACGGCGCCATGGCATTGTTCGGTCTGCGCACCACACCGCAGGAAGCCAACCGGCAAGCGCTCAAAGCAGCCGCCGAGATCATCAGGGAAATCGACAAGCTCGGCGAAGAGCTGGCAGATGAGCTATCGGTTCCGCTCGAAATCGTCGTCGGTCTTCATACCGGCTTGGCGGTGGTCGGTTCGATGGGCTATGGCAACGTCAAGAACGTTACAGCGATCGGCGATACCGTGAACGTGGCGAGCCGCCTCGAAAGTGTCGCCAAGGAATTCAACCGCGCGCTGGTCTTCTCCGAGCCGGTGGCGAACCTTTCCGGCGTCGATATCACCGGCATCGAAAGCCGTGAGATCGCCGTTCGCGGCCGCGGCGAGCCTTTGCGCGTCTATATCCTGCCGAAGGAGGAGATCGGCCGCTTTGCGTAG
- a CDS encoding glycosyltransferase family 4 protein, producing MKIAFYAPLKSPNHPVPSGDRLMARLMIAALEMAGHKVEIASELRSFTPTPQDASRVEIDRNAADETDRLLETWRREPSPDLWFTYHPYYKTPDLIGPLAAASLGIPYVTAEASYSRRHDNSGWGENQRLVAEAVRQAAVNLCFTERDRIGLLDAVPEGRYERFLPFIDTAPFGPLADDVAPRRLISVAMMRRGDKFDSYAMLAQALALIRDRDWTLTVIGDGPMRGEVRTLFSVFDADRITWLGERSTPEIVTELRAGGIYVWPGCGEAYGLAYLEAQAAGLPVVAQATAGVPEVVMNDVTGFLTPEGDRRAYADAIVRLLDDDRKCRAMGKAAYRFVHEERSLTAASKRVEAILRKHLGDSYYER from the coding sequence ATGAAGATCGCCTTCTATGCTCCTTTGAAATCTCCCAATCATCCCGTGCCGTCGGGCGACCGGCTGATGGCGCGCCTGATGATCGCGGCGTTGGAGATGGCGGGACACAAGGTCGAGATCGCTTCAGAATTGCGCAGTTTCACCCCGACTCCGCAGGATGCCTCGCGTGTCGAGATCGATCGGAACGCGGCTGATGAGACCGACAGATTGCTGGAGACATGGCGGAGAGAGCCGTCGCCGGATCTCTGGTTCACCTACCATCCCTACTATAAGACACCCGACCTGATCGGCCCGCTTGCCGCGGCATCCCTCGGCATTCCCTACGTAACCGCCGAGGCATCCTATAGCAGGCGGCACGATAATAGCGGCTGGGGCGAAAATCAGCGTCTGGTCGCCGAAGCCGTACGCCAGGCCGCCGTCAATCTCTGTTTTACCGAGCGCGACCGGATCGGCCTATTGGATGCCGTTCCCGAGGGTCGCTACGAACGCTTCCTGCCGTTCATCGATACGGCGCCCTTTGGGCCGTTGGCTGATGACGTCGCCCCGCGCCGGCTGATATCAGTCGCAATGATGCGGCGCGGTGACAAATTCGACAGCTATGCGATGCTCGCACAGGCATTGGCGCTGATCCGGGACCGAGACTGGACGCTGACCGTCATCGGCGACGGGCCGATGCGAGGGGAGGTGCGGACGCTGTTCTCCGTGTTCGATGCCGACCGCATTACCTGGCTTGGAGAACGTTCAACGCCGGAAATCGTGACCGAGTTGCGGGCAGGGGGCATCTATGTCTGGCCGGGCTGCGGCGAAGCCTATGGGCTTGCCTATCTCGAAGCACAGGCCGCCGGGCTGCCCGTGGTCGCGCAGGCAACCGCCGGCGTGCCGGAAGTGGTTATGAACGATGTCACGGGCTTTCTGACGCCCGAGGGCGATCGGAGAGCCTATGCCGACGCGATCGTGCGTTTGCTCGACGACGACCGGAAGTGCCGGGCGATGGGCAAAGCGGCCTACCGCTTCGTTCATGAGGAACGGTCGTTGACCGCCGCTTCGAAACGAGTTGAAGCCATCCTGCGGAAGCATTTGGGAGATTCCTATTATGAGCGATAG
- a CDS encoding polysaccharide deacetylase family protein → MSDRAAWQPLRDELQRWADAGRRANLWFRDDDAIEPTEALDHLLSLADHYEVPMTLAVIPAYTDEPLASRLASQKALTVTVHGWTHHNYAPDETKKQELGPHRPQAIVLDELRRGFDKLQALYPKQFAPMLVPPWNRIDKALLPELAAFGYRAVSVYGLAKPDQPIALVNTHVDIMDWHETHGGRPHGELVGYLVRELQNRFDGNNEPIGILTHHLVHDALAWDFIAALFEETAAHAAIDWCHVGDFMG, encoded by the coding sequence ATGAGCGATAGAGCCGCATGGCAGCCTCTGCGCGATGAATTGCAGCGCTGGGCCGATGCCGGCCGAAGGGCGAATCTATGGTTTCGCGATGACGACGCTATCGAGCCGACCGAGGCGCTCGACCATCTGCTGTCTCTTGCTGATCATTACGAAGTGCCCATGACATTGGCGGTGATTCCCGCTTATACGGACGAGCCGCTTGCAAGTCGGCTGGCTAGTCAGAAAGCTCTGACCGTGACCGTCCATGGCTGGACGCATCATAACTACGCACCGGACGAGACGAAAAAACAGGAACTTGGCCCGCATCGTCCGCAAGCAATCGTCCTCGATGAACTCCGCCGCGGCTTTGACAAGCTGCAGGCGCTCTATCCCAAGCAATTCGCGCCAATGCTGGTGCCGCCGTGGAACCGGATCGACAAGGCGCTGCTGCCCGAATTGGCTGCTTTCGGATACCGCGCCGTTTCGGTCTACGGATTGGCAAAGCCGGATCAGCCGATTGCGCTGGTCAATACCCATGTCGATATCATGGATTGGCACGAGACACATGGCGGCCGGCCGCATGGAGAGCTGGTCGGTTATCTCGTGCGGGAGCTGCAAAATCGTTTCGACGGCAACAATGAGCCGATCGGCATCCTCACCCACCACCTTGTTCACGACGCCTTGGCGTGGGATTTCATCGCAGCGCTGTTCGAAGAGACGGCTGCGCATGCGGCCATCGACTGGTGCCACGTTGGCGACTTCATGGGCTAG
- a CDS encoding MBL fold metallo-hydrolase codes for MKNDSFELKFWGVRGSIPVSGPEFERYGGNTSCIEIRHDGRHIIFDAGTGAREAALSLAKDGVRDVDVFFTHSHYDHIIGLPFFNPIYDPKVSVDIWSGHLAGKTTTRQLIGQFMRPPWFPVEPDICRATMKFRDFVAGDTLKPHPGIVIHTAKLNHPGGCIGYRVEWAGRIIALVYDTEHMAGRLDEAALSLMKDADLAVYDTTYTEPEMPKHLGFGHSTWQEGVKLAKKAGVKRLALFHHAPARTDKELDDMERDARASFPGAFASFDGQLLEL; via the coding sequence ATGAAAAACGATAGTTTCGAGCTTAAATTCTGGGGTGTGCGGGGAAGTATCCCCGTATCGGGACCAGAATTCGAGCGTTACGGCGGGAATACATCCTGCATTGAAATACGGCACGACGGCAGACACATTATTTTCGACGCGGGCACCGGTGCGCGGGAAGCGGCACTGTCGCTTGCGAAAGACGGTGTTCGCGACGTCGATGTCTTCTTCACTCACTCGCATTACGACCACATTATCGGTCTGCCCTTCTTCAATCCGATCTACGATCCCAAGGTCAGCGTCGATATCTGGTCGGGCCATCTGGCCGGCAAGACGACGACGCGGCAACTGATCGGTCAATTCATGCGACCGCCCTGGTTTCCGGTGGAACCGGATATTTGTCGCGCGACCATGAAGTTTCGCGATTTCGTCGCCGGCGATACGCTAAAGCCGCATCCGGGCATCGTGATCCATACCGCCAAGCTCAATCATCCCGGCGGCTGTATCGGCTACCGTGTCGAATGGGCGGGCCGGATCATCGCGCTGGTCTACGATACCGAGCATATGGCCGGTCGGCTGGACGAAGCCGCCCTTTCGCTGATGAAGGATGCCGATCTCGCTGTCTATGATACGACCTACACCGAGCCGGAAATGCCGAAACATCTAGGCTTCGGACATTCCACCTGGCAGGAAGGGGTCAAGCTGGCAAAGAAGGCGGGCGTAAAGCGCCTCGCACTCTTCCATCACGCGCCGGCACGTACGGATAAGGAACTGGATGATATGGAGCGGGATGCACGAGCAAGCTTTCCGGGCGCCTTTGCATCCTTTGACGGTCAACTGCTAGAGCTTTGA
- a CDS encoding winged helix DNA-binding protein — protein MGKLKERKSPRELIVSSAHLAVGSSPALSELEYGLILFSHAFNRWTVRCMAAAGVPSLSPIEILIIHSVRHRGRPKTLSDLCLVLDIEDTHVANYAVKKLETAGLVKTGKTGKEKMIEVTDKGLEALTRYSEIRERLLVEATKVSGLSQDDLSNIASHLRALSGYYEQAARSAATL, from the coding sequence TTGGGCAAGCTAAAAGAACGGAAATCGCCCCGTGAATTGATCGTGTCATCCGCTCATCTGGCGGTTGGCAGTTCTCCGGCCCTCTCCGAACTGGAGTATGGATTGATCCTCTTTTCGCATGCGTTCAACCGCTGGACGGTGCGCTGCATGGCGGCGGCCGGCGTGCCCAGCCTCTCGCCGATCGAAATCCTGATCATCCATTCCGTGCGGCATCGCGGCCGGCCGAAGACGCTGTCCGATCTTTGCCTCGTGCTCGACATCGAAGACACTCATGTCGCCAACTATGCCGTGAAGAAGCTGGAGACCGCCGGCCTCGTCAAGACCGGCAAGACGGGCAAGGAAAAGATGATTGAGGTGACCGACAAGGGCCTGGAGGCGCTGACGCGCTATTCCGAAATCCGCGAGCGGCTGCTCGTCGAAGCGACCAAGGTTTCCGGTCTCTCTCAGGACGATCTTTCCAATATAGCATCACATCTGAGAGCCCTGTCGGGCTATTACGAACAGGCAGCAAGGTCAGCGGCAACCCTGTAA